ctaaaaaatctcaaattatttttaattatattaaataaaaaataataatatatcaattccaatattttcttctataaaaaaaagttgtctTATAGGTCTTATATTGatcacataattaatttaattgtttatcgacaaataattttaaaaaatcttaaatcactccaaattttcagaagttaataaaaatctttacctaataaaaatattataaaaaaataaatttattttattttataataagtacactaaaactaaaaaaaaaactaaaaggaaatattcaaatttaatttctcCTATATTTATGTTCAAATTTAATTTCTCCAATATTGATGGATTTTATCAcatctataaatacaaacctaTCTAATCtctattattgattttttatttatccaaaatttGGAGAATAATGTCGATACTAGAGAGGCAAAACTACTTGTTCATCAACTACAATAGTGGTGACGAAAGCAGTAATAGTACCAGCGACGATAGCAGTAGTAGTGATGAAGAAGACTCAATTTTCTTGGGTGATGTCGACGAATTTATGGCAGAGGTTGAGTCTAAAATTCATCCTCACTTCAGGGAAATCGCTGCGTCTATTAAAAAAGACGATGTCTTTGGCCTTAGTGTTGCCCTAGGTATACGAGTACAAATTTCAATAAATCTATGTTTTATTTGTTGATATTGTTTATTGTAAACTCTTCAATTTTGTATAAAACAATTGTGacataatttagttttaatttaatttgttgttatagataattttattggaAATATTGACGAAGATTTGATAGACGGAGAAACTGCTCTTCATTATGCATGTGAAAATTACAGTCGATCCTGTTTCGAGGTAAATTTTACATTGTCGATGTTGAACCAATATAttccttaattattaattatggaaTGTAGttactacttcaaagaaatgCCAATATAGAGGCTACAAATACCCGTGGATCAATTCCTCTTCATAAGGCTTGTGTATTAGGTTAGTTTTTTCACGTAATTCTAATATTgtagttatattatatatattgttttataatattatatcatatttgaTTGAAGGTTTGTTTAGGATTGTTCAAACTATACTTAATTCTACTACTAATCCAGAAATTATAAACAGAATGATTCAATCAGTTAATATGTTTGGTAAAACGGTAAGTATTACACTTAACATGTCATGcttttattaaatatcattaattatattctaattcttcttctttttcttttctttttctttttctttttcttttttttgtcaaaCAGCCTCTACATGAAGCCGTAGTTGGAagaaatattaatgttattaaattattgtttaacgTTGGAGCTACAAATATTGATGGTATAAATAAAATGCTAAAATCTAGTGATATATTTGGAAAAACAGtaagttttaatttatgaaatattttcatatatatatatatatatatatatatatatatatatatatatatatatatatattgtaatttaaaattctcaatttttttatgtttttttttttgttggataGCCTCTTCATGAAGCAGCAACTTATGGAAATGCTAGAGTAGTAAAATTGTTATTAGAATGTGGAGCTTGTACTGATATAACAAATTATGATGGAAAGgttaatttttaagaatatatttttatttcaaatattttatataaattatactgtaattttatttttgcagaTTCCATGGGATTTGGCTAAACCTAATTCAAATATTAGAAGAATACTAGAGGAAAATGATGaagattaaaatgtatttttttttttgtttgttttacaTTTGTATAGACActtcttttatcaaattttatcttGTTTTGCActactttatataattaataataatgctcatttataaaataaaaaattgatcacAGCTCTTGCATATtttgaattgaaataatataataatttttgaagTACATTGAAATACGGAGGAGAAATTGTTATTCAATAAATGTGACGTGCAATTGTAGTTTAAGACACGAAAACATTCttccaacaaaaaaaaagaagaccAAGGCTGCTGGGAACTTATCCTCTGAAAATGGATGGCGAAAGGGCAGATTTATAGCTTGTCTTCGACCGTACCTCTAGCTTGATCAAAGAAGCGAAGCGGACCCTCGGGGCTCGATGAAACAGAAAGTATCAGCAAAGAAGAGaagcaaaaagaaaaagagactCTGGTGATTAGAGGACACCTCACCTTCTAATGTGACACATTCCCTCCCTGTTATATGATCAACGAGATCAGTCGGTTAGAGAGCGGGGCTAGTACAACCTCCATAATCATAATACact
This is a stretch of genomic DNA from Impatiens glandulifera chromosome 4, dImpGla2.1, whole genome shotgun sequence. It encodes these proteins:
- the LOC124935624 gene encoding ankyrin repeat and SOCS box protein 13-like, yielding MSILERQNYLFINYNSGDESSNSTSDDSSSSDEEDSIFLGDVDEFMAEVESKIHPHFREIAASIKKDDVFGLSVALDNFIGNIDEDLIDGETALHYACENYSRSCFELLLQRNANIEATNTRGSIPLHKACVLGLFRIVQTILNSTTNPEIINRMIQSVNMFGKTPLHEAVVGRNINVIKLLFNVGATNIDGINKMLKSSDIFGKTPLHEAATYGNARVVKLLLECGACTDITNYDGKIPWDLAKPNSNIRRILEENDED